One window of the Eucalyptus grandis isolate ANBG69807.140 chromosome 8, ASM1654582v1, whole genome shotgun sequence genome contains the following:
- the LOC104456096 gene encoding glutathione transferase GST 23 codes for MANPKEVELLGLWVSPFVRRVEWALKLKGIAYDYIEEDILNKSALLLRLNPVHQKVPVLVHAGRVVCESFLILEYIDETWKQIPLLPRDPYDRAMARFWASVAEGQLLANAWVASCSEGEEQESAIKLATEALGHIEGVIKGKAFFGGEGIGYLDLAIGWVAYWLPIWDEVGLMKIFDPTMFPATVAWTGRFIEHPVIKENLPPRDKTVVYCRQKRSQMLASKSHA; via the exons ATGGCGAATCCAAAGGAAGTAGAGCTCTTGGGGCTCTGGGTCAGCCCCTTCGTGCGGAGGGTGGAGTGGGCATTGAAGctcaagggcatagcctacgaCTACATCGAGGAAGACATCCTCAACAAGAGCGCTCTGCTTCTGCGGCTCAACCCTGTTCACCAGAAAGTCCCTGTCCTCGTCCATGCAGGCAGAGTGGTCTGCGAGTCTTTCCTCATCCTTGAGTACATCGACGAGACATGGAAGCAGATCCCTCTGCTCCCACGAGATCCTTATGACAGAGCCATGGCTCGATTCTGGGCTTCAGTCGCAGAAGGCCAG CTTTTGGCAAATGCTTGGGTTGCTTCGTGCTCTGAGGGAGAGGAACAGGAAAGTGCCATAAAACTAGCCACCGAAGCTTTGGGACACATTGAGGGAGTGATCAAGGGCAAGGCCTTCTTCGGAGGTGAAGGAATTGGGTACTTGGACCTTGCAATCGGTTGGGTCGCTTACTGGCTGCCCATTTGGGACGAGGTCGGTTTGATGAAGATCTTCGACCCGACAATGTTCCCAGCCACCGTGGCGTGGACTGGCAGGTTCATCGAGCACCCTGTTATCAAGGAAAACTTGCCGCCGAGGGACAAGACGGTGGTCTATTGTCGCCAGAAGCGCAGCCAAATGTTGGCTTCCAAGAGTCATGCCTAA